The following DNA comes from Malania oleifera isolate guangnan ecotype guangnan chromosome 12, ASM2987363v1, whole genome shotgun sequence.
ATAGATATACTTTCAATGGGAACTTTAAATTCTAACAGATTTTTTCAGCAGTCTCTGTTAAGTCTCATTTTCAGGCAGGCCAATTCTAATGAACCCAAACGGGTTTTGAGGAAAGATGGGAACTTCACCGTCAGCTCTTTCTATAAACACCTTAATTCCCCAGCTGGGAGCAGCACTAACTTCCCTAGGAACCTGATTTGGAAAAAGGCAGCCCCTTCACAGATTGCCTTTTCCACATGGGAAGATACTCTTGGAAAATTCCTTACCATAGACAATCTTCGGAAGAAGGATCTCCCACTTGTCAATAGATGTTTTTATATTTGGAGGAATCGGTTGATCACGTACTCTTGCATTGTTCATGGACCAGGAAATTGTGGAACTTAGCCATCTCCATTGTAAATCAGAAATGGGTCACTGCAGCTACAATGGGAGGTGAACTGTGGGCTTGAAAAGGGATCAGATCTAATAAGGAAGGGAGAAGATCTCTCTCCCACATTTGCTTTCAAAAAAACAGTTGCATTGAAAAGATGTAATTAAAGTATCAAACACGTGTGCACACACACACCACCCACGCACAAAATTCTTCCGTGTCCAAACTATTATCCAAAATAAGAAACTTTAATGACCACAAAAGCATTGCGGATAAGACCTATGAATTTTCGTTTTCACAAAAGGAATCACGAAGAGTGAATAACAAATAAATTATAAGATCAGAACCTGAAGAAGAGTCACTTTGTCCAATTTAGGTAAAATCCCAACAGTGACATCAGGGCCTCCAGCACTATCTTCCACATAGTTCAAATCTGCTCATGCATAAAAACTTTAACTGCAATAAGCTACTATATAAACTGATACCATGCACACTTGATAAGAAGTTATTTAAGAAGATTTAAATAGAAAATGGATGGATGGATTCACCGAGAAGTGGTGTACTATTAAGGTATCCTGCACTACAAGATGTCACAAGATCACGCATTGGAATTCCAGCATCTGCAAGGGCCAAAGTGGCAGCATTGATGCAAGCAGATCTTGTTCCTACAGAAAAGTGAGTTCCACTGAGGAGCAGGGTTTTCCCAAGTCTATAAATCCAATTCATCGCAGCACAGTAGAAAATCTGTATAGCTGTGTTTCCAGAACTTTTTCTGTGAATTTCATAGATGACAACTGATGCATGGGTGGTGAGTCGGAGTGCATACACCTACCTCTGTACATGTGTATGTGCGTATATATGTGTATTAGGACGTGTATGTGCGTGAAAGAGAGAGGCACAAATTTATTTTGCAATTCAGTTTTAAGAGGTACCTCCATCTGCCTGGAGAACTTGGACAAAAATATCTATCTGCAAAATTATTAATGAGCTGAGTGTCATAAAAGGACTAAAAACTACCAGCTTCAAGCAAGAAAAATCCCACAAAGATAAGAGTCAGACCTGAGAACGAGGCATTAAGTGTGTCAATATGCATGCTTCCATTGTCTGACGAATTACCAGAGATATCTCAGTAGATCGCCTGTGCACAAGAAGAAAATGGTAAAGTAGGTGACAGCAAATCTCTCTCGTGACTGTGTATTCAGTTGATTGTGCAGCAATCAACCACTAATACAGCTTATAATTAAAGTAAAAATCACAAATCTGAAAGCAACAAGAAACACCCCCAACATTTCAACAGCTAAATTTTTTTCAATGGAAATAAAAACTGATGCTAAAAGTAGGGAAAATTTTACTGAAACATAGAATATTAGAAGCTAGGGATTCATGAGGAGATCACATATCCAAATAACATTTTAGGATCATATAAATGCAAAACTCAGTGAACAAAGATCCCATGCCATGGATCTAAGGAAAGCGTGATGTACACAACCTAACCTCTGCGTGTTCAGAAAGGTTATTTCTGTGACTTAACTTGTGACAAGCAAGTTTGAGTGCAGCATTCATACACTAGGTCAATGGttgccctaaaaaaaaaaaagcaacaccTAGTGCAGCTTGTAGATACATGCCTGTTAAGTCAAATAAAGACACGTGGACATGCAATTTTCTTAACTGAACATTATGAAACAAGAGTCTCTAATAGGTTAGGATTTTGAGCATGATTAACATGTTAATCATAGTCAACTTAGGCCTTT
Coding sequences within:
- the LOC131144854 gene encoding exosome complex component RRP41 homolog isoform X2; amino-acid sequence: MGNTKVIAAVYGPREVQNRSQQISDQALVRCEYSMANFSTGDRMRKSKGDRRSTEISLVIRQTMEACILTHLMPRSQIDIFVQVLQADGGTRSACINAATLALADAGIPMRDLVTSCSAGYLNSTPLLDLNYVEDSAGGPDVTVGILPKLDKVTLLQMDAKLPMDMFENVMQLAMEGCKAVANYIREVLLENTKQLEFRRGV